Within Halarchaeum grantii, the genomic segment GAGTACGCCGCGTGCATGACCGCCTCGCGGTCGCACTTCGTACACTCCATCGCGTGCGTCTTACGCGCGGAGGCGTTTGACCTGTTCGGTCGCCGGACCCGCGATGCCTAGCTTCTTGACGCGCGCTACCGTCACACGAGCCATGACGCAGACGACGCGATTCGGAGCGGATCGGACGCGGCGCGGTGCGCCGCGAACCCCCGGGCGGGCCGCACACCCGGAGGCGGGTCGCTGATGGGGCGACTGCGCGCGGACTTCTCGGACGACGTCGTGGTCGTGACGGGCGGCGCCTCGGGCATCGGGCGCGCGGTGGCGCTCCGCTTCGGTGAGGCGGACGCGACGGTGATCGTCGCGGACCTCGCTGAGGAACCGAAGGACGCGGACGTGCCGACCCACGAGGTGATCGAGGAATCGGGCGGCGACGCGGTGTTTGTGGAGACGGACGTCACCGAGCGCGCACAGGTGGAGTCCGTCGTCGAGGCCGCCCGCGAGTTCGGCGGCGTGGACGTCATGGTGAACAACGCTGGCTTCCCGGTCGGCGGCTCCATCCTCGAATTGGACGACGAGGACTTCGCGCACACCATCGACGTGAACGTGAAGGGCGTCTTCCTCGGGACGCAGGTCGCCGCCCGCGACATGGTGGAGCGCGAGGACCCGGGCGTGATCCTCAACACGGCCTCGATCAGCTCGACCCTCGCGCAGTACGATCAGGTCGGATACGACGCCACGAAGGGCGCGGTGCGGATGCTGACGCGCGGGTCGGCGCTCGACCTCGCGGAGCACGGCGTCCGGGTAAACGCCGTCGCGCCCGGCCAGATCGCGACCGAGTTCTTCGAGGGGTGGACGGAGATGGCGCTCGAGCAGGCCGAGGAGGACGAGTTCATCAAGCCCGTGCCGCTCGGGCGCGCGGGCATCCCGGACGACCTGCCGGGGGCCTACCTCTACCTCGCGAGCGAGGACGCGTCCTACGTGACCGGGGAGTTCGTCCACGTCGACGGCGGGTGGCAGGTCTTCTGAGGGACACGGCGCGTCCAGTCGGGCGCGTCGGGCCACGCGGCGGTCGCCGTAATCGACACGTTTTCCCGTCTGACTAACCAATTAGTCAGCAATGGGAGACGACGGGGCGCGCACGGAGACGCAGACCGCCATCATGGAGGCGACCTATCGGGCGCTCTGCGAGCACGGCTACGCCGACCTGACGATGCAGGCCATCGCCGACGAGTTCGAGAAGTCGAAGTCGCTCATCCACTACCACTACGACACGAAGGAGGAGCTACTCGTCGCGTTCCTCGACTACCTCCTCGCGGAGTTCCTCGAGAACGTCGAGGCGACGAACGACGGGACCCCGCGCGAGCGACTCGACACGCTCGTCGACGCGCTCCTCTCCGGGCCCGACGAGGCCGGCGACTTCCAGGTCGCGATGCTCGAGTTGCGCTCGCAGGCCCCCTACGTCGAGAGCTACCGGGAGGCGTTCGCCGCGAACGACGACCACCTCGCCGAACTGCTCGCCGACACCGTCCGCGACGGCGTCGAGGCGGGCGTGTTCCGCGACGTCGATCCGGACGCGGTCGCCGAGACCATCCTCGTGCTGATCGACGGCGCGCGCACCCGGAGCGTCCTCTTCGGCGACGACGACCCCGTCGCACACACCCGGCGCGCCATCGACGGCTACCTCCGCAGTCACGTCCTCGTCGACGACCAGTAGGCGTTTAGGCGCTCGCCGCCCTTCTGCGGACATGGACCGCGACGCCGCGCTCGACCGCGTGGAGCGGATTCTCGACGCCATCACGGAGGAACGCCTCCCCGTTCCCGTCCGGGAGTGCTGGGTCTACGGCGACGTCGCACTCGGGAAGGACCCCCTCACGCGCCTCGACGTCTACGTCACGAAGGACCTCCTCCTCGGGGGTGACCCCGCGCCGGACCTCGACGCGGAGCTCGGCGTCGAGGGGATCGGCCGCACCGTCGACGCCGAGTGGGCGCGCGAGCACCCCGAGCGGGTGCGCGTGAACGACAGCGGCCACGTCGCCCCCGAGAAATGCCTCGCCGCCCACCTCCTCCCCGAGGACGAACCCGTCCACTTGGAGGTGTGTAACGCGGGCTTCGAGCGCAACGTCACCCAGCGTGCGGAGGGCGCGCGGGCCCGCGAGAGCTACGAGCAGGTGATCGACCCGCGCGGCGTCTGCCTCTACGCGGAGGGCCAGCGCAGCGACGACGCGCTCGCGAAACTCCGCGACGGCGCGCTCGCCTTCCCGACGCTCGAGGAGGCCCTCGGCATGCTCGGGTTCGACGAGGCGGCCGCCGCGGACGCGGCGGAGGCGATGCGCGCCTACGAGGCCGCACAGGAGGGCGCGACGGTGCGCGGCGACGTCGTCTAGTCGCCCGTCTCGTCCGACGCGACGCGGCCGACGACGACGTAGAAGGGGACGACAGCGCGGCGCTCGTACGTTCGCTCGCCCATCTGCCCGACGACGGTCCGGCCCATCGAGCGCCACTCGTTCTTCAGCTCGTCGACGGCCGTCGCGCTGAGGCCGCCCCGTCTGAGCGTGGGGGTCTGCTCGACGATCCGGGTGCCCGCCGCCTTCGCCTTCGCGGCGGCGAGCGCCGCCTCGTCGTACGGCGGCGCGACGGTGCGCTCGTGTTCGTAGCGGCGGCTCTCGACGCCGGTGAGGTCGGCGTCCGCGAAGAGGTCGGCGGCGCCCGACCCGAGCGTCACGTCCGTCTCGACGCCCGCGATGTAGGTGTCGCGTGCACGCTTCGCGAGCGGGGCTTCCGCCGCCACGCTCGACTCGACGACGACCTCCGAGTTGTCGGGTTCGACGCACGCGACGAGGTCCGCGGAGACGCGCGCGAACTCCTCGACGGCCGCGAGCGGGTCCGGGAGGTTGATGAGGAGCGCCTGACAGACCACGAGGTCGAAGGCGTCGTCCGCGAAGGGGAGGCGCGTCGCGTCGCCGAGCGCGCGCGCGTCGGCCTCGGCTTCCGCGAGCAGGGCCCGATCGGCGTCCATCGCGACGACCTCGGCGTCCGACTCCTCGCGGAGGACGCGCGTGAGTTCGCCGGTGCCACAGCCGACGTCGAGGATCCGGGAGCGCGAATCGAGGGCGAGGGGCGCGAGCGCCGAGCGGTCCTCCCACATCCCCCGGCGGGTGTCCCGCAGGTAGTCGGACGAGAAGCGTCTCACTACGCGGGCGTAGGAGCGGGAGGGAGGAAACGCTGACGACCGACGCGGCAGGGTTCGCGGCGCGCGTCGCGCTACTCGGCGTTCGTCGTTTCGCGGCCCCTCCCGCTGGTCGTCGCCACGCAGCTCGCGGGTCGTTCCTCCCCGCTCGCTGGAACGTCGGCCCGCGCGGTACTCGGCCCGACGGAGGCTCGCGGGTCGTTCCTCCCCGCTCGCGTCAACGTGACGGCTCCCTACTGGTCGCCGTCACGGAGCTCCCGAACGTGCTCGATGTTCCACTCGTAGGAGCGCCCGTCCTCGGTCGGCGTCTCGAGCGCGAGCGGGACGTCCGCGAGGGCGTCGTGGTTCAGGAACGCCTCGAAGCCGCGGTCCCCGATGTGGCCGTCCCCGATGTGCGCGTGCTCGTCCTTGTTCGTGCCACATTCGTGCTTCGAGTCGTTCAGGTGGACGTACGCGAGGTGCTCGAGGCCGACGACGTCGTCGAGTTCGGCGAGCGTCTCCTCGACGCCCTCGGGAGTGGAGAGGTCGTAGCCGGCGGCGAACGCGTGCGCGGTGTCGAGGCAGACGTCGAGGTCGGTGTCGGCGAGTTCGAGGACGGTCGCGAGGTGCTCGAAGTCGCCGCCGAGTTTCGTGCCGCTCCCCGCATCGCTCTCGATGAGGACGGTGACGTCGTCGGGGACGTCGAGGCTGTCGATGACGGACGCCGCGTTCTCGAGGCCCTGCTCGACGCCCGCGCCGGTGTGAGCGCCGAGGTGGACGTTCACGTACGGAATCCCGAGTTTGTGCGCGGCGTCGACCTCCTCCTGCATCGCCGTGCGGGACTTCTCGCGCAGGTCCTCCTTGGGCGTGCAGAGGTTCACGAGGTAGGAGGTGTGGATGACCCACGGCCCGACGTCTTCCGACTCGCTCTCCGCGCGGAAGGCCTCGGCCTCCCCGTCGTCGACGTTCGGCGACTGCCAGACCTGTGGGGAGTGCGTGAAGATCTGCCCGCAGTTCCCGCCGACGTCGAGTTGGCGTTCGACGGCGTTGTCGATGCCGCCCGCGATGGAGACGTGCGCGCCCACGTTGAGAGTCATGGCCGTCGAGAGGGCGCGGGACGCAAAAGGGACTTCGGAGTTCCGCCGGGTGGGCAAGAGGCTTATCCGAGTGTCGCGTGAGCTACGTCTATGGGTGACCCGCTCTCGGTCGGTGCGCGCGCGCCGGACGTGAGCGCCCCGCTCGTCTACCCGGACGGCCGCGTCGCGGACGTCGCGCTCTCGTCGCTCGTCGAGGAGCGACCCGTGTTGCTCGCGTTCTACACGAACGACTTCAGCCCGGACTGCATGGAGGAGTGGTGTTCGTTCCGGGACTACGGCTGGTTCGCGAACGACGAGCGCGTGCAGGTGATCGGCGTCTCGAAATCCCGCGCGGCGACTCACCGGCGCTTCATCGACTACCTCGACCTCGACTTCCCGCTCTACTCGGACCGCGACTTCGCGCTCACGGAGGCGTTCGGCGTCGACTACCGCGTTCTCAGGCTCCTGCGGCGCCCGAAGCGCTCGGTGTTCCTGCTGGACTCGGAGCTGACGGTGCGCTATCGGTGGGTGGGCGAGCATCCGGTGGACGCGACGCGTGCACAGCCGCCGATAGCGGCGGTCCGCGACGCCATCGAGGACGCCTTCGGCCCCGCCGATTCGGAGTCGTTCGGCTTCGACGTCTGAGTCCGCCGAAAAGCTTTTTGCGTTTTAGGCACACCTAAATCGTGTGTCGGGACCGGACGCACGTCGTCGTGCCCCCTGCACCAGCGGTCCCGGACACGGGCAGCACCGAGAGAGAATCGTCCCATAGCCACTATTCGACGGTTGTGTTCAGCGGGTCGGCGCTCGGGGGTGAGGGCCTCGACGCCGGTCTCGTCTCAGTAGAGTTCCCCGCCGAGCGGCACGTCCGCGTCGGGGCCGACGAGCATCGGGTTCCCGTCGGCGTCGGGCACGCCGAGCGTGAGCGCCTCCGACTCGAAGCCCGCGATGTTCACCGTGCCGAGGTCGACCGCACAGAGCACCTGCCGGCCGACGACGTCCGCGGGGTCGTGGTTGTAGCCCAACTGGGCGGCCGACTGGCGCGTCTCGTCGCCGAAGTCGATTTCGAGCTTGAACAGCTCGGGCTTGCGCGCTTCCTCGAAGCGTTCGGCGCTCCGGATTTCGCCGACGCGAACCGTCGTCTCGAGCGGACCGGACATACCCGGACGTGGCTCGCGCGGAGCGCTTGAAGCTTCGCGTTTCGGACGGCGACCGTCCGAGCGCTTTCGAAACACGCGTAGGCGTCGAGGCCCACGCGAGCGTATGGCGCTCGACTCGCTCCCGAACCGGCCGCTCGCACACGACGATGTCGCCGTCCTCGACGCCGCCGGCGCGTTCGCCGCCGTCCGCCCCGTCAACGCCTTCCACTTCCCGGAGCGCGACACGCGACTCGTCACCGCGCTCATCCTCGTCACCGGGACGGGCCTGCGCGCCGTCGAGTACGACCCGACGACGCGCGAGTGGACCGTCGTCCGCACCGAGGCACTCGACGACCCCGACGGCCTCGAGGACGTCCCGGACGAGCTGCTCGCCACCGTGCAGGGCGAACTCGAGGACCGCGTCAGCGAACTCGAGGAGGCCGGCGTCGTCGGGCAGCCGGCCGCGCGCGACGGCGACGTCGAAGTCCGGGACGCGACCAGCCTCGGAACCGTCCTCTACGAGCAGTACACGGACTGAGGCGCCTCAGTAGAGGCGCTCGGTCGCGATTTCCGCGCCCTCGACGAGCGCTTCGAGCTTCGCCCACGCGAGCTCGGGGCTGACCATCCCGAGGCCGGCTTGCGTGCCGAAGCCGCAGTCCGGCGCGGCGACGATGTCGGTGTCGTCGGGGGCGGCGTTCGCGACGCGCTCGATGCGGTCGGCGATGGTCTCCGGGTGGTCGATGATGTTCGTCTTCACGTCGACGACGCCGGGGATGAGCGTCCAGTCGTCGGGGAGGGGTTCCTCCGCGAACGCGCGGTATTCGTGCTGGTGGCGCGGGTTCGCCTGCTCGACGCTCAGTCCCGAGATGTCCGCCTCGTAGATGACGGGCAGCATCTCGACGAGGGCCGTGTCGAGGTGGCCCGGCCCCTCGTAGCTCCCCCAGCAGGTGTGGAGGCGAACCTGTTCTGCGGGGACGTTCTCGAGCGCCTGATTCAGCGCCTCGATGTGGAGGCGCGTCGCGTCCTTGATCTCCTCGAGGGAGCGGTCGGCGTACGCCGCCGTCTGGCCGACCGTGAGGAGTTCGGGCGCGTCGATCTGGAGCGTCATACCCGTCTCGGCGACGAGCTCGTACTCCTCCTGCATCGCGTCGGCGGCCGCGAAGAGGTAGTCCTCGTAGTCCTCGTAGTACTCATCGACGTGCGTGGACGTGACGATGCTCGGCGACGCCGACGTCATGAAGGTGTCCTCGACGTCCCCATCGACGGCCTCGAGCGCGTCGAGGAACTCCTCGATCTCCGCTTCGGCCTCCGCGTGGCCGGTGTACTCGATGGGGCCGGTGACGACGGGGTGCATCGAGAGGTCGATGACGTCCGTCTTGAACGTCTCGTCGGCGTACTCGGGGTACTCCTGAAGGTCCGCCCAGAGCTCGGTCTCCTGCGTGCCGTCGATGCCGCTGAGGCGGTTCGCGACGTACCAGTTGAAGGAGACGCGGGGCTGTTCGCCGTCGTTGATGGAGTCGAGTCCGACCTCGCGCTGGCGCTCGACGACGCGCTCGGTCGCCTCGCGGGTCGCTCGCTCCCACTCCTCGTCGTCGACGTCCTCGCCCTCCTGTTTCCGCTGGAGGAGGTCGAGGAGTTCGGGCGGGCGCGGGAGGCTGCCGATGTGCGTCGTGCGGATGCGGTCGTCCGTCATACACGTGTAATAATATGCGGCGAGGATATAACTCACGGTATTCGGGCGAGCGGTACCGACGGGCGGCGGCGCGGGTCCGCACGCACGCCGAGGCGTCGCCGACGGTCCGACCGCGGCTCAGGCGCGGGAACCGCCGACGGCACCGATTCCGTATCGCGGTAGGTGGTGTATCGGTGCTGTCGCGGGGCTTTTATCGCGCGCCACCGACTCTAGGGGTAGATGGTACGGAACGTCGCCGAGGACGTCGCGGCCCTCGAGCAGGAGGACTTCAACCTCCTCTCCGGAGTCGAGCACGGCATGCGCTTCTCGGAGTGGGTGAACCGGGAGAAGCTCCCGGAGTTTGCACGCCTCACCGAGGAGGAGGTGGATTATCGCCTCGACCGCGTCGAGGACCGGGGACTCGTCGAGCGCCAGACGATCCAGTACGAGGGGTTCCGGCTCACCTTCGAGGGCTACGACACGCTCGCGCTGAAGGCGTTCGCCGAGCGCGACACCCTCAGTGGGTTCGGCGCGCCGCTCGGCGTCGGCAAGGAGAGCGACGTCTTCGAGGTGCAGTCCTACAAGCCCCTCGCGCTGAAGTTCCACCGCGAGGGCTACACGAACTTCCGCGAGGTACAGAAGGAGCGCGACTACACGAGCGACAACGACCACGTCTCGTGGTTCTACACGGCCAGAAAGGCCGCCGAGCGCGAGCACGAGGCGCTCCACTCGCTCTATCCGGACGTGAGCGTCCCGCAACCCGTCGACCAGAACCGCCACGCCATCGTGATGGAGAAGGTGGACGGCGTCGAGTTGAACCGCGCGAAACTCGAGGACGGACAGGTCGTCGGCGTCCTCGACCTCGTCCTCGACGAGATTGCGACGGCGTACGACGAGGGGTTCGTGCACGCGGACGTCAGCGAGTACAACGTCTTCGTCCGCGAGGACGGCGTCGTCCTCTTCGATTGGCCCCAGTCCGTCCCGACCGATCACGAGAACGCCCGCGAGTTCCTCGGCCGGGACGTCCGCAACATCGTCTCCTACTTCCAGCGCAAGTACCCGAACCCGACGCCGGACATCGATACGGAGGCCGTCGCGGACGCGGTGGCGGCGAACGAGTTCGAGACCGTCAGGGCCCACGGCGAGTAGTCGGTAGGCGTTTCGCGACGCCGCGGAGAGCGCGGCGCGACGGCGCGGCCGGCGACCCGAGTGTTCCGTTTGGTCCGAGTCAGCGCGCGTCGGCGCTCGTCGCGCGCGCCATGAAGTAGACGGCGACGACGCCGAGCGCGAGGTCGAGCGCGCCGAGGACGACGACGGCGGGGGCGAGCGTGTTCCAGATGCCGCCGAACGCCGACACCTCGATGGCGGTCATGACGTCGCGGCCGAACATGAGGGCGCGCGCGGCGTCGATGCCGTACGTGAGGGGGTTGAGCGAGGCGACGACCTGCACCCACCCGGGGAGCGCGTCGAGCGGGAGGAAGGCGCTCGAGAGGAAGAGCAGGGGGAACTGGAGGACGTTCACGGAGATCATCGTGGACTCCTGGTCGCGCGTGACGAGCGCCATGACGTTCGAGAACGCCGTGAACCAGACGGAGAAGAGGACGCCGACGAGGACGATGCCGACGGCGCCCGCGAGGCCGGTGGCGACGTACGTGCCGGGGTCGCCGCCGGTGTCGATCCAGAGGAGGACGTAGCCGAAGACGAGGATGATACAGACCTGCACGACGATGCGCAGCACCTCCGAGAGGGACTTCCCGAGGAAGACCGCGCCCCGGTGCATCGGGGAGACGAGCGCCTTCTCGAACATCCCGGACTCGATGTCCTCGACGAGGCCGATGCCGGAGGTGGTGGCGGCGATGAGCGACACCTGAATCGCGATGGCGGGCACGAGGAAGGTGATGTAGCTCGTGTCGCCGCCGACCGCGCTCCCGATGGCGCCGCCCGTGATGCCGCCGAACACCTCGGTGAAGAGCACGAGGAACATGATGGGGTTGAGGAGGGAGAAGACGAGCACGAACGGGTTGCGCGTCGTCTTGATCAGCCACCGCTTGAGGTTCACCCACGTGTCGACGACGAAGCCGTTCCCCGCCGCTTTCTCGCCCGGCGCGGACGCGCTCATCGCGTCACCCCCGTCGGCTCGGCGCCGTCGGCCTCCTCGCTCTCGGGGTCGTACGCTTCGCCGGTGACGGAGAGGAAGACGTCGTCGAGCGTCGGACTGCGGACGTTGAAGCCGGTGATGGTGAGGCCGGCGTCGCGGAGCGCGACGAGGAGGTCGGTGCCGTGGCGGCGCGCCACGCTCGACGTGACGCGCACCCCCTCGTCGGTCGCTTCGACGGCGTCGGCGTCCGCCGCGAGGCGGGAGTCGACGGCGACCTCGCGGGCGCGCTCGACCTCCGCGTCGCTCGGGTCGTCGAGGTCGACTTCGAGGACGTCGCCGCCGACTTCGGCCTTCAGTTCGGCGGGCGAGCCGGTGACGGCGATCTCGCCGTCGACGATGACGCCGATGCGCTCGCAGAGGTGGTCGGCCTCCTCGAGGTACTGGGTGGTGAGGAAGACGGTGGTTCCCCGGTCGTTGATGCGCTCGAAGTAGTCCCAGAGGCGGTTGCGGGCCTTGGGGTCGAGGCCGGTCGTGGGTTCGTCGAGGAAGACGACCGGCGGCTCGTGGACGAGGGCGGTGGCGACGTCGAGCCGTTTCTGCATCCCGCCGGAGAAGCCCTTCGCGGGCTTGTCGGCGACGTCGGCGAGGTCCACGAGGTCGAGGAGGTCGTCGATGCGCGCCTCGCGCTCCTCGCGCGGGACACCGTAGGCCTCACACGCGTAGCGGACGTTCTCGCGCGCGGTGAGTTCGCGGTCGATGCTCGTCTCTTGGGCCATGTAGCCGATGGATTCGCGGACCTCGCGGGGGGAGTCCGCGACGTCGTAGTCGTTGACGGCGACGCGCCCCTCTGTCGGGTTGAGGAGGGTGACGAGGGTCTTGATGGTCGTCGTCTTCCCCGCGCCGTTCGCGCCGAGGAAGCCGAAGAACTCGCCGTCGGGGACGTCGAGCGTGACGTCGGTGACGGCCTCCGTTCCGTCCGCGTACGTCACCGCGAGGTGCTCGGCGTGGATCGCGCTCATACGTGACGGGAGAGCGCGCGCTGACACATAAGCTTTGACTGACCGTTCATTCAGACCGGTGGCCCCGTGTCTTATGGAGCGGTGTCACCGAGAAAGCGTATGCCGTGGTCCGAGACGCCGTTCGCGGTGCCGCTCCTCCTCGCGGCAGTCACGGGGCTCCTCCTCGCGGCGTACACGCTCGGCCGGCGCGAGCGCCTCGACCCGCCCGCCGTGGCGGCGTTCGTCACCGTCGCGCTCGCCACCGCCCTCTGGACGGGCGCGTACACGCAGCAACTCGCCGCCACGACCGTCGCCGCGAAACTGTTCTGGACGCGCGTCGTCTGGATCGGCGTCGCGCTCACCGCCGTCGGCTGGCCGGTCTTCGTCCTCGCGTACACCGGGCACCGCCGCGTCCTCCGTGCGCGCGTCCTCGCTGCGCTCGCCGCGCTCCCGGCGCTCTGCGTGCTCGCCGTCTGGAGCGCGAACTACCGGTGGCTCCTCACGCCCGTCGGCCTCCGCGACGTCGCGGGCATCACCGTCCTCGAAATCGCGCCCGGCCCCCTCTTCGTGCTCTTCCTCTGCTACTCGTACGCGCTCGATGTCGTCGCCATCGGCCTCCTCGCGCGCGCCGCCATCACCCGACGCGGCACTCGACGCCGCGAAGCCGCCGTCCTCTGTCTCGGCTCCGTCCTCCCGCTCGCCGCCAGCGTCGCCAGCGTCGCCGTCCTCCACCCCTACCCGTACGTCGACGCGACGCCGATGGCGTTCGGCGTCACCCTCCCGCTCGTCGCCGTCGTGCTCTTCCGCTATCGGCCGCTCTCGCTCGTCCCCGTCGCGCGCACCCAGCTCCTCGAGAAGATGAGCGACGGCCTCATCGTCCTCAACGCCGACGAGCGCGTCGTCGACGCGAACGCGACCGCTCGCGCGCTCCTCGCCAACGGCGACGGCCTCATCGGCCGCCCGGCCGAGCGCGCGCTCGCCGACCACCCCGCTCTCCTCGACGCGATCGAGCGACCCGACGACGACGGCGAGCGCAGCGTCGTCATCGAGCGCGACGGCGAGCGGCGTCACTACGACGTCTCCGTCTCCGTCGTTCGGGACTCGCTCGGCGCCGTCAGCGGCACGCTCGTCAGCCTCCGGGACATCACGCGGCGGCGCGAGCTCGAGCAGTGGTATCAGAGCATCGTCGACCGGTCCACGACCATCGTCGCGGTGGCCGACGCCGAGGGCAGGCTCCGCTACGCCACGCCGTCGTTCGAGCGGACGCTGGACTACGACCCCGGCGACATCGTCGGCGAGCGCGTGACCGACTTCATCCACCCGGACGACGTCCCCACGTTCCAGAGCGCGCTCGCGGACGCGAACGAGCACGGGACCGGCGCGCTCCGGGAGGTGCGCGTCCGGGACGCCGAGGACGGCTGGCACGTCATCGAGGGCCAGGCGCGCGACCTGCGCGACGACCCCGTCATCGGCGGCTACCTGCTCTCCGGCCACGACGTCACCGCGCGCCGCCGCACCGAACAGCGCCTCCAAGCGCTCAATCGCGTCCTCCGCCACGACGTCCGCAACGAGCTCTCGGTCGTGCAGGGCTACGTCTCGATGGCGCGCGAGCGCATCGACGACGAGGAGGTGCGCGAGTGGCTCGAGCGCGCCCACAGCGCGAGCGAGAAACTCCTCGACGTGAGCGAGACGTCGCGATACGTCGACGCCGAACTCGAGCGCGACCCCGAGGTGGCGCGCCGCGACGTCACCGACGCCGTCGCGGACGCCGTCGCCGCCGTCGAGCGCACGCACCCCGACGTGCGCGTCGCGGTGGACGCCCCGGAGTCGGCGCGCGCGGACGTCACCCGGCTCTTCGAGTTCGCCGTCGAGCACCTCGTGCGGACCGCCGCCGAGCACGCCGCGAGCACCGACGAGGACGTCGAGGTGCGCGTCGAGCGAACGACCGCCGGGGTCGAGCTCCGCGTACGGCTCGGCGAGCGGTGGCTCTCCGAGGGCGACGAGCGCGTGCTGGAGCAGGGCGAGGAGTCCCCGCTCGCGCACGCCGACGGCCTCGGCTTCTGGATCGTCCACTGGGCGGTGACGGCCGCCGACGGCACGCTCGCCGTCGCGGAGGACGGCCGCGTCGTCGTGCTCCGCCTCCGCGACCCCGACGCGTCGTGAGGCGGGGGTTTCGAAGCGCTTAACCCCGACACGACAGTAGCACCACCAACTCGCTGGTGCGGGCCCAGCGGGCACCCGTCTCGACGGGACGAAATGTGGACCGCCTCGCGGTCTGAATCGACAGCGCCCGCGGACAACACATGGCACGAAGCTTCTACTCCCACATCAAGGACGCGTGGAAGCAGCCCGGCGAGGGCAAACTCGCCGAGCTGCAGTGGCAGCGCAAGCAGGAATGGCGCCGACAGGGCGCGATCGAGCGCGTCGAGCGCCCGACCCGCCTCGACAAGGCCCGCGAGCTCGGCTACAAGGCCAAGCAGGGCGTCGTCGTCGCGCGCGTCTCCGTCCGGAAGGGGACCGCCCGGCAGTCCCGCCACAAGGCGGGTCGCCGGACGAAGCGGCAGGGCGTCAACCGCATCGGTCGCGCGAAGAACCTCCAGCGCATCTCCGAGGAGCGCGCGACGCGCAAGTACGTCAACCTCCGCGTGCTGAACTCCTACTGGGTGGGTGAAGACGGGTCGCAGAAGTGGTTCGAAGTCATTCTCCTCGACCCGGAGCATCCCGCCATCCAGAACGACGACGACCTCGGCTGGATCGCGAACAACAGTCAGGAGAACCGCGCGCTGCGCGGTCTCACCTCCGCCGGCCGGAAGGGCCGCGGTCTCCGCAAGCGCGGGAAGGGCACGGAGCACGTCCGTCCCTCGAAGAACGGCGGCCAGCGCAAGAAGTAACGCCGCGCGTTTCGGTTTCTCCCGTTTCCCTCGCCGCGTAGCGACGGCGCCGTTCAGCGCCCGCGCCAGACGACGTCCGCCGCGATGTCGTCGCGCGTGACGACGCCGACGAAGCGCCCGTGGCTGTCGGTGACGGCGGCGTGCGCGGCGCCCGTCTCGCGGAACTCGGTGACGAGTTCGTCCACGGTCCACGAGTCGAGAGCGGCGGGAACGTCCGCGAGGGCGTCGCGGAGCGTGCCGCCGGATTCGACGGCGCGCACGGCGGCGGCGAGCGTCACGATACCGACGACGCCACCGTCGGCCCCGACGACGGGAACGGCGTCGACGCCGGCCTCAAGGCAGGCGTCGCGCGCGGCGGCCGGCGTCGCGTCCGCGTCGAGCACGGTGGCGGTTTCGCGCGGCGTCATCACCTCAGCGACGGCGGTCTGTTCGAGGTCGAGGACGGCGTGCACCATCTCGCGCTCGTGGGGTGCGACGACGCCGAGCTGTGCGCCCGTCACGAGGAGCGCGCGGATCTCCTCGCGCGTCACGTACGGCGTCGCCGCGTCGGTGCCACCGAGGAGCGAGGTGATGGCGTTCGCGGCGGTGTCGAACGCCCAGACGACCGGGGAGAGCGCGCGTTCGAGGACGTGGACGGGGCGCGCGATGGTGAGCGCCCACGATTCGGCGTGCGCGACGCCGTAGGCCTTCGGCGCGATCTCGCCGAAGAGCAGGACGAGCACGCTCGTCACGACGGTGGCGGCGACGATGGCGGAGCCGGCGGGGAGGAGCGACACCGTGAGCGTCGCGATGATGGTGGAGAAGGC encodes:
- a CDS encoding ATP-binding cassette domain-containing protein — protein: MSAIHAEHLAVTYADGTEAVTDVTLDVPDGEFFGFLGANGAGKTTTIKTLVTLLNPTEGRVAVNDYDVADSPREVRESIGYMAQETSIDRELTARENVRYACEAYGVPREEREARIDDLLDLVDLADVADKPAKGFSGGMQKRLDVATALVHEPPVVFLDEPTTGLDPKARNRLWDYFERINDRGTTVFLTTQYLEEADHLCERIGVIVDGEIAVTGSPAELKAEVGGDVLEVDLDDPSDAEVERAREVAVDSRLAADADAVEATDEGVRVTSSVARRHGTDLLVALRDAGLTITGFNVRSPTLDDVFLSVTGEAYDPESEEADGAEPTGVTR
- a CDS encoding methionine synthase yields the protein MTDDRIRTTHIGSLPRPPELLDLLQRKQEGEDVDDEEWERATREATERVVERQREVGLDSINDGEQPRVSFNWYVANRLSGIDGTQETELWADLQEYPEYADETFKTDVIDLSMHPVVTGPIEYTGHAEAEAEIEEFLDALEAVDGDVEDTFMTSASPSIVTSTHVDEYYEDYEDYLFAAADAMQEEYELVAETGMTLQIDAPELLTVGQTAAYADRSLEEIKDATRLHIEALNQALENVPAEQVRLHTCWGSYEGPGHLDTALVEMLPVIYEADISGLSVEQANPRHQHEYRAFAEEPLPDDWTLIPGVVDVKTNIIDHPETIADRIERVANAAPDDTDIVAAPDCGFGTQAGLGMVSPELAWAKLEALVEGAEIATERLY
- a CDS encoding serine/threonine-protein kinase RIO2 — translated: MVRNVAEDVAALEQEDFNLLSGVEHGMRFSEWVNREKLPEFARLTEEEVDYRLDRVEDRGLVERQTIQYEGFRLTFEGYDTLALKAFAERDTLSGFGAPLGVGKESDVFEVQSYKPLALKFHREGYTNFREVQKERDYTSDNDHVSWFYTARKAAEREHEALHSLYPDVSVPQPVDQNRHAIVMEKVDGVELNRAKLEDGQVVGVLDLVLDEIATAYDEGFVHADVSEYNVFVREDGVVLFDWPQSVPTDHENAREFLGRDVRNIVSYFQRKYPNPTPDIDTEAVADAVAANEFETVRAHGE
- a CDS encoding histidine kinase N-terminal 7TM domain-containing protein; translated protein: MPWSETPFAVPLLLAAVTGLLLAAYTLGRRERLDPPAVAAFVTVALATALWTGAYTQQLAATTVAAKLFWTRVVWIGVALTAVGWPVFVLAYTGHRRVLRARVLAALAALPALCVLAVWSANYRWLLTPVGLRDVAGITVLEIAPGPLFVLFLCYSYALDVVAIGLLARAAITRRGTRRREAAVLCLGSVLPLAASVASVAVLHPYPYVDATPMAFGVTLPLVAVVLFRYRPLSLVPVARTQLLEKMSDGLIVLNADERVVDANATARALLANGDGLIGRPAERALADHPALLDAIERPDDDGERSVVIERDGERRHYDVSVSVVRDSLGAVSGTLVSLRDITRRRELEQWYQSIVDRSTTIVAVADAEGRLRYATPSFERTLDYDPGDIVGERVTDFIHPDDVPTFQSALADANEHGTGALREVRVRDAEDGWHVIEGQARDLRDDPVIGGYLLSGHDVTARRRTEQRLQALNRVLRHDVRNELSVVQGYVSMARERIDDEEVREWLERAHSASEKLLDVSETSRYVDAELERDPEVARRDVTDAVADAVAAVERTHPDVRVAVDAPESARADVTRLFEFAVEHLVRTAAEHAASTDEDVEVRVERTTAGVELRVRLGERWLSEGDERVLEQGEESPLAHADGLGFWIVHWAVTAADGTLAVAEDGRVVVLRLRDPDAS
- a CDS encoding ABC transporter permease; its protein translation is MSASAPGEKAAGNGFVVDTWVNLKRWLIKTTRNPFVLVFSLLNPIMFLVLFTEVFGGITGGAIGSAVGGDTSYITFLVPAIAIQVSLIAATTSGIGLVEDIESGMFEKALVSPMHRGAVFLGKSLSEVLRIVVQVCIILVFGYVLLWIDTGGDPGTYVATGLAGAVGIVLVGVLFSVWFTAFSNVMALVTRDQESTMISVNVLQFPLLFLSSAFLPLDALPGWVQVVASLNPLTYGIDAARALMFGRDVMTAIEVSAFGGIWNTLAPAVVVLGALDLALGVVAVYFMARATSADAR